A genomic window from Streptomyces sp. NBC_00234 includes:
- a CDS encoding ABC transporter permease, which translates to MGRYVIRRLLQMIPVFFGTTLLIFLMVNVMGDPIAGLCGDRQCDPATAAQLRAEFGLDKPLWQQYLTYMGNVFTGDFGTAFNGQEVTELMATAFPITIRLTIVALFFEIVIGISLGVVTGLRRGRPIDTSVLILTLVVISIPTFVTGLLLQLLLGVEWGIIKPSVSSEAPFNELIIPGLVVASVSLAYVTRLTRTSIAENARADYVRTATAKGLPRRRVVIRHLLRNSLIPVVTFIGTDVGALMGGAIVTERIFNIHGVGYQLYQGILRQNSQTVVGFVTVLVLVFLAANLIVDLLYAVLDPRIRYA; encoded by the coding sequence ATGGGACGTTATGTGATCCGGCGGCTGCTGCAGATGATCCCCGTCTTCTTCGGCACCACGCTGTTGATCTTCCTCATGGTGAACGTGATGGGTGACCCCATCGCGGGCCTCTGCGGCGACCGCCAGTGCGACCCGGCGACCGCCGCCCAGCTGCGCGCGGAGTTCGGCCTCGACAAGCCCCTCTGGCAGCAATACCTGACCTACATGGGCAACGTCTTCACCGGCGACTTCGGCACCGCGTTCAACGGGCAGGAGGTCACCGAACTGATGGCCACCGCCTTCCCGATCACGATCCGGCTCACGATCGTGGCGCTCTTCTTCGAGATCGTCATCGGTATCAGCCTCGGTGTCGTCACCGGTCTGCGGCGGGGCCGCCCCATCGACACCTCCGTGCTGATCCTGACCCTGGTCGTCATCTCCATCCCGACCTTCGTCACCGGTCTGCTGCTCCAGCTCCTCCTCGGAGTGGAGTGGGGCATCATCAAACCGTCCGTCTCCTCGGAAGCGCCGTTCAACGAACTCATCATCCCGGGGCTCGTCGTCGCCTCCGTCTCCCTGGCGTACGTCACCCGGCTCACACGGACCTCGATCGCCGAGAACGCCCGCGCCGACTACGTCCGTACCGCTACGGCCAAGGGCCTGCCGAGGCGCCGCGTGGTGATCCGGCACCTGCTGCGCAACTCCCTGATCCCCGTCGTCACCTTCATCGGTACGGATGTCGGCGCACTGATGGGCGGAGCGATCGTCACGGAGCGGATCTTCAACATCCACGGCGTGGGCTACCAGCTCTACCAGGGCATCCTGCGCCAGAACTCCCAGACCGTCGTCGGCTTCGTCACCGTCCTGGTCCTGGTCTTCCTGGCCGCGAACCTGATCGTCGACCTGCTGTACGCCGTTCTCGACCCGAGGATCCGCTATGCCTGA
- a CDS encoding peptide ABC transporter substrate-binding protein, with product MRGATQAKWAACAVAVALAATACGGGDDSGGGGGADGIVSSSWGDPQNPLEPANTNEVQGGKVLDMIVRGLKRYDPKTGEAQNMLAESIETTDNQTFTITVKDGWTFSNGEKITSSSFVDAWNYGAALKNNQKNSYFFGYIDGYDKAHPETGSASTDKLSGLKVVDDKTFTVKLTQKFSLWPDTLGYPAFAPLPKAFFTDHDAWLAKPIGNGPYTIEDYAKGSSMDLRKWDDYPGDDKAQNGGIDLKVYTDNNTAYTDLTAGNLDLVDDVPASQLKNVEADLGDRYINTPAGIIQTLAFPFYEKEWDTPAAAKVRQGLSMAINRQQITDQIFQKTRTPASDWTSPVLGEDGGFKKGLCGSPCEYNAAEAKKLIEDNGGIPGGQLKISYNADTGSHKEWVDAVCNSINNALGNNKACVGAPVGTFADFRSQVSQQKLTGAWRAGWQMDYPLIQNFLQPVYYTNAPSNDGKWSDKKFDDLVNKANAESDRAQAVSTFQDAEKVMVDQMPVIPLWYQNGSAGYSDRVENVALNPFSVPVYEEIKVK from the coding sequence ATGCGCGGAGCCACACAAGCCAAGTGGGCCGCATGTGCGGTGGCCGTCGCCCTGGCAGCGACGGCCTGTGGCGGCGGGGACGACAGCGGCGGCGGCGGTGGCGCCGACGGGATCGTGAGCTCCTCCTGGGGCGATCCGCAGAACCCGCTGGAGCCGGCGAACACCAACGAGGTGCAGGGCGGCAAGGTCCTCGACATGATCGTCCGCGGCCTCAAGCGGTACGACCCGAAGACCGGCGAGGCCCAGAACATGCTCGCCGAGAGCATCGAGACGACGGACAACCAGACCTTCACGATCACGGTGAAGGACGGCTGGACCTTCAGCAACGGCGAGAAGATCACGTCCTCGTCGTTCGTGGATGCCTGGAACTACGGCGCCGCGCTGAAGAACAACCAGAAGAACTCCTACTTCTTCGGGTACATCGACGGCTACGACAAGGCGCACCCCGAGACCGGCAGTGCCTCGACCGACAAGCTCTCCGGGCTCAAGGTCGTCGACGACAAGACGTTCACCGTCAAGCTCACCCAGAAGTTCTCGCTCTGGCCGGACACCCTCGGCTACCCGGCCTTCGCGCCCCTGCCCAAGGCGTTCTTCACGGACCACGACGCCTGGCTCGCCAAGCCCATCGGCAACGGGCCGTACACCATCGAGGACTACGCCAAGGGCTCCTCCATGGACCTGCGCAAGTGGGACGACTACCCCGGTGACGACAAGGCGCAGAACGGTGGCATCGACCTCAAGGTCTACACCGACAACAACACCGCCTACACCGACCTGACGGCCGGCAACCTCGACCTCGTCGACGACGTGCCCGCCTCGCAGCTGAAGAACGTGGAAGCCGACCTCGGCGACCGGTACATCAACACCCCGGCCGGCATCATCCAGACCCTCGCCTTCCCGTTCTACGAGAAGGAGTGGGACACCCCGGCCGCCGCCAAGGTCCGCCAGGGGCTGTCGATGGCGATCAACCGCCAGCAGATCACCGACCAGATCTTCCAGAAGACCCGGACCCCCGCCTCCGACTGGACCTCCCCGGTCCTCGGCGAGGACGGCGGCTTCAAGAAGGGTCTGTGCGGCTCCCCGTGCGAGTACAACGCGGCGGAGGCCAAGAAGCTGATCGAGGACAACGGCGGCATCCCCGGCGGCCAGCTCAAGATCTCGTACAACGCGGACACCGGCTCCCACAAGGAATGGGTCGACGCCGTCTGCAACAGCATCAACAACGCCCTGGGCAACAACAAGGCGTGCGTCGGCGCCCCCGTCGGCACCTTCGCCGACTTCCGCAGCCAGGTCTCCCAGCAGAAGCTGACGGGCGCCTGGCGCGCGGGCTGGCAGATGGACTACCCGCTGATCCAGAACTTCCTCCAGCCGGTCTACTACACCAACGCCCCGTCCAACGACGGCAAGTGGAGCGACAAGAAGTTCGACGACCTGGTCAACAAGGCCAACGCCGAGAGCGACAGGGCCCAGGCCGTCTCCACGTTCCAGGACGCGGAGAAGGTGATGGTCGATCAGATGCCGGTCATCCCGCTCTGGTACCAGAACGGCAGCGCCGGCTACTCGGACCGCGTCGAGAACGTCGCGCTGAACCCGTTCAGCGTCCCGGTGTACGAAGAGATCAAGGTCAAGTGA
- a CDS encoding ABC transporter ATP-binding protein — MNADQSGGRKEDREEGEVASTLLSKERAGTAYADGDPILEVRDLVKHYPLTQGILIKKQVGAVKAVDGVSFDLAAGETLGIVGESGCGKSTVAKMLVHLEQPTAGAIRYKGEDVTKLSGRALKAVRRNIQMVFQDPYTSLNPRMTVGDIIGEPYEIHPEVAPKGSRRRKVQDLLDVVGLNPEYINRYPHQFSGGQRQRIGIARGLALNPEIIVADEPVSALDVSVQAQVVNLLDSLQSEFNLSFVFIAHDLSIVRHISDRVGVMYLGRIVEIGTDEEIYEHPTHPYTQALLSAVPVPDPMAREFRERIILHGDVPSPANPPSGCRFRTRCWKAQERCELEVPLLAVPAAFRLSETAASHDSACHFAEEKRVVPEEGRLAAPPAQGPVAEEQEPGTEVRKEPGQEPGEQGDIPS, encoded by the coding sequence ATGAACGCTGATCAGTCCGGCGGACGGAAGGAAGACCGCGAGGAGGGCGAGGTGGCCTCCACCCTGCTGTCCAAGGAACGGGCCGGGACGGCGTACGCGGACGGTGACCCGATCCTGGAGGTCCGCGACCTCGTCAAGCACTACCCGCTGACCCAGGGCATCCTGATCAAGAAGCAGGTCGGCGCCGTCAAGGCGGTCGACGGGGTCTCCTTCGACCTGGCGGCGGGCGAGACGCTCGGCATCGTGGGGGAGTCGGGCTGCGGCAAGTCGACCGTCGCGAAGATGCTGGTGCACCTTGAGCAGCCGACCGCGGGCGCGATCCGGTACAAGGGCGAGGACGTCACCAAGCTGTCGGGGCGTGCGCTGAAGGCCGTGCGCCGCAACATCCAGATGGTGTTCCAGGACCCGTACACCTCGCTGAACCCGCGTATGACGGTCGGCGACATCATCGGGGAGCCGTACGAGATCCACCCCGAGGTGGCCCCCAAGGGCAGCCGGCGCCGGAAGGTGCAGGACCTCCTGGACGTGGTCGGCCTCAACCCGGAGTACATCAACCGCTATCCGCACCAGTTCTCCGGCGGTCAGCGCCAGCGCATCGGCATCGCCCGCGGCCTCGCGCTCAACCCGGAGATCATCGTCGCCGACGAGCCGGTCTCCGCCCTCGACGTGTCGGTGCAGGCCCAGGTCGTGAACCTGCTGGACAGCCTCCAGAGCGAGTTCAACCTGAGCTTCGTGTTCATCGCGCACGACCTGTCGATCGTCCGGCACATCTCCGACCGGGTCGGCGTGATGTACCTGGGCCGGATCGTGGAGATCGGCACCGACGAGGAGATCTACGAGCACCCCACCCATCCGTACACCCAGGCGCTGCTCTCCGCCGTGCCGGTGCCCGACCCGATGGCCCGTGAGTTCCGTGAGCGGATCATCCTGCACGGCGACGTGCCCTCGCCGGCCAACCCGCCGTCGGGCTGCCGCTTCCGCACCCGCTGCTGGAAGGCGCAGGAGCGGTGCGAGCTCGAAGTCCCGCTGCTGGCGGTGCCGGCGGCCTTCCGGCTGTCGGAGACCGCGGCGAGCCACGACTCCGCGTGCCACTTCGCGGAGGAGAAGCGGGTCGTACCGGAGGAGGGGCGACTGGCCGCACCGCCGGCGCAGGGGCCCGTGGCGGAGGAGCAGGAGCCGGGTACGGAGGTCAGGAAGGAACCCGGGCAGGAGCCGGGGGAGCAGGGTGACATTCCGTCATAA
- a CDS encoding ABC transporter ATP-binding protein, which produces MADIKKESVDATPNVTEVATVDAATEAEAVAAIDAPVSQGEPILQVRNLVKHFPLTQGILFKKQVGAVKAVDGISFDLFAGETLGIVGESGCGKSTVAKLLMTLERATAGEVFYKGQDITKLSGRALKAVRRNIQMVFQDPYTSLNPRMTVGDIIGEPYDIHPEVAPKGERRRKVQDLLDVVGLNPEYINRYPHQFSGGQRQRIGIARGLALNPEIIICDEPVSALDVSVQAQVINLMGKLQDEFNLSYLFIAHDLSIVRHISDRVGVMYLGKMAEIGTDEQIYEHPTHPYTQALLSAVPVPDPEAREGRERIILSGDVPSPANPPSGCRFRTRCWKAEDKCATEVPLLAVPERFKSVDSPAAHESACHFAEEKAVLVG; this is translated from the coding sequence ATGGCTGACATCAAGAAAGAGTCCGTGGACGCCACCCCGAACGTCACCGAAGTGGCGACTGTGGACGCGGCCACCGAGGCGGAGGCCGTAGCCGCCATCGATGCGCCGGTCTCGCAGGGCGAACCGATCCTTCAGGTGCGCAACCTGGTCAAGCACTTCCCGCTGACCCAGGGCATCCTGTTCAAGAAGCAGGTCGGCGCGGTCAAGGCCGTGGACGGGATCTCCTTCGATCTCTTCGCGGGCGAGACGCTCGGCATCGTGGGCGAGTCCGGCTGTGGCAAGTCCACGGTCGCCAAGCTCCTGATGACGCTGGAGCGGGCCACCGCCGGCGAGGTCTTCTACAAGGGCCAGGACATCACCAAGCTGTCCGGCCGCGCGCTGAAGGCCGTGCGCCGCAACATCCAGATGGTGTTCCAGGACCCGTACACCTCGCTGAACCCGCGTATGACGGTCGGCGACATCATCGGGGAGCCGTACGACATCCACCCCGAGGTCGCGCCCAAGGGCGAGCGTCGCCGCAAGGTGCAGGACCTCCTGGACGTCGTGGGTCTCAACCCGGAGTACATCAACCGGTATCCGCACCAGTTCTCCGGCGGTCAGCGCCAGCGCATCGGTATCGCCCGCGGCCTCGCGCTCAACCCGGAGATCATCATCTGCGACGAGCCGGTCTCCGCGCTCGACGTGTCGGTGCAGGCACAGGTCATCAACCTGATGGGGAAGCTGCAGGACGAGTTCAACCTCTCCTACCTCTTCATCGCGCACGACCTGTCGATCGTCCGGCACATCTCGGACCGGGTCGGCGTCATGTACCTCGGCAAGATGGCCGAGATCGGTACCGACGAGCAGATCTACGAGCACCCGACGCACCCCTACACCCAGGCGCTGCTGTCGGCGGTTCCGGTTCCGGACCCGGAGGCCCGTGAGGGCCGCGAGCGGATCATCCTCTCCGGTGACGTCCCGTCGCCGGCGAACCCGCCGTCGGGCTGCCGCTTCCGCACCCGGTGCTGGAAGGCCGAGGACAAGTGCGCGACGGAGGTGCCGCTCCTGGCGGTCCCCGAGCGCTTCAAGTCCGTGGACTCTCCGGCCGCGCACGAGTCGGCGTGTCACTTCGCCGAGGAGAAGGCCGTCCTGGTCGGCTAG
- a CDS encoding ABC transporter permease, whose protein sequence is MPEQTPDEAISAAGAGGTMDLALDEGTTLEKTPGGPQGTGPSGKPQSLWSDAWRDLRRNPVFIISALIIIFLVIISIWPQLIASGDPLDCDLAKAQEGSQPGYPFGFDGQGCDVYTRVVYGARNSVTVGVCSTIGVTLIGSFLGGLAGFYGGWWDSILSRLTDVFFGIPVVLGGLVFLSVVTSSTVWPVIGFIVLLGWPQLARIARGSVITAKHNDYVQAARALGASNSRMMLRHIAPNAVAPVIVVATIALGTYISLEATLSFLGVGLKPPAVSWGIDISAAAPYIRNAPHMLLWPAGALAITVLAFIMLGDAVRDALDPKLR, encoded by the coding sequence ATGCCTGAGCAGACACCGGACGAGGCGATCTCGGCGGCCGGAGCCGGCGGGACGATGGACCTCGCACTGGACGAGGGCACCACCCTCGAGAAGACCCCCGGCGGCCCCCAGGGGACGGGCCCCTCGGGCAAGCCGCAGAGTCTGTGGTCCGACGCCTGGCGCGACCTGCGCCGCAACCCGGTCTTCATCATCTCCGCGCTGATCATCATCTTCCTGGTGATCATCTCGATCTGGCCGCAGCTGATCGCCTCGGGGGACCCCCTCGACTGCGACCTGGCCAAGGCCCAGGAGGGCTCCCAGCCCGGCTATCCGTTCGGCTTCGACGGGCAGGGCTGCGACGTCTACACCCGCGTCGTGTACGGAGCCAGGAACTCGGTGACCGTCGGCGTCTGCTCCACCATCGGAGTCACCCTGATCGGCAGTTTCCTGGGCGGCCTCGCCGGTTTCTACGGCGGCTGGTGGGACTCGATCCTCTCCCGCCTCACCGACGTCTTCTTCGGCATCCCGGTGGTCCTCGGCGGCCTGGTCTTCCTCTCCGTGGTGACCAGCTCGACCGTCTGGCCGGTGATCGGCTTCATCGTCCTGCTGGGCTGGCCGCAGCTCGCCCGTATCGCCCGTGGATCGGTCATCACGGCCAAGCACAACGACTACGTCCAGGCGGCCCGCGCACTCGGCGCGTCCAACTCCCGGATGATGCTGCGCCACATCGCGCCCAACGCCGTCGCCCCGGTCATCGTCGTGGCCACGATCGCGCTGGGTACGTACATCTCCCTGGAAGCGACCCTCTCGTTCCTCGGCGTAGGTCTGAAACCGCCGGCCGTCTCGTGGGGCATCGACATCTCCGCCGCGGCCCCGTACATCCGCAACGCCCCGCACATGCTGCTCTGGCCCGCCGGAGCGCTGGCGATCACCGTGCTCGCGTTCATCATGCTCGGCGACGCGGTGCGCGACGCCCTCGACCCCAAGCTGCGCTGA
- a CDS encoding ABC transporter ATP-binding protein — protein sequence MLLEVRDLHVEFHTREGVAKAVNGVNYSVAEGETLAVLGESGSGKSVTAQAVMGILDMPPGKISGGEILFKGRDLLKLKKEERRKIRGEEMAMIFQDALSSLNPVLTVGEQLGEMFVVHRGMSRKDARAKSVELMDRVRIPAAKERVGNYPHQFSGGMRQRIMIAMALALEPSLIIADEPTTALDVTVQAQVMDLLAELQRELNMGLILITHDLGVVADVADKIAVMYAGRIVETSPVHDIYKAPAHPYTKGLLRSIPRLDQKGGELYAIKGLPPNLLHIPPGCAFNPRCPMAQDVCRTDVPPLYRVSEDRQSACHFWKETLDER from the coding sequence ATGTTGCTCGAAGTGCGCGATCTGCACGTGGAGTTCCACACCCGCGAGGGGGTGGCCAAAGCCGTCAACGGGGTCAACTACTCGGTGGCCGAGGGCGAGACGCTCGCCGTCCTCGGCGAGTCCGGCTCCGGCAAGTCGGTCACCGCACAGGCCGTCATGGGCATCCTCGACATGCCGCCGGGGAAGATCAGCGGTGGCGAGATCCTCTTCAAGGGCCGCGATCTGCTGAAGCTCAAGAAGGAGGAGCGCCGGAAGATCCGTGGCGAGGAGATGGCCATGATCTTCCAGGACGCGCTGTCCTCCCTGAACCCGGTGCTGACCGTGGGCGAGCAGCTCGGCGAGATGTTCGTCGTGCACCGCGGCATGTCCCGCAAGGACGCCAGGGCGAAGTCGGTCGAGCTGATGGACCGGGTCCGCATCCCGGCCGCCAAGGAGCGGGTGGGGAACTATCCGCACCAGTTCTCCGGCGGTATGCGCCAGCGCATCATGATCGCCATGGCGCTGGCGCTGGAACCCTCCCTGATCATCGCGGACGAGCCGACCACGGCGCTCGACGTGACGGTGCAGGCGCAGGTCATGGACCTGCTGGCGGAGCTCCAGCGCGAGCTGAACATGGGGCTGATCCTGATCACGCACGACCTGGGAGTCGTCGCGGACGTCGCCGACAAGATCGCCGTGATGTACGCGGGCCGGATCGTCGAGACCTCGCCCGTCCACGACATCTACAAGGCCCCGGCCCACCCGTACACCAAGGGCCTGCTGCGGTCGATCCCGCGCCTGGACCAGAAGGGCGGGGAGCTGTACGCGATCAAGGGCCTGCCGCCCAACCTGCTGCACATCCCGCCCGGCTGTGCCTTCAACCCCCGCTGCCCGATGGCCCAGGACGTGTGCCGTACGGACGTGCCGCCGCTGTACCGGGTGTCCGAGGACCGCCAGAGCGCCTGCCACTTCTGGAAGGAGACGCTCGATGAACGCTGA
- a CDS encoding ABC transporter permease — MPDMTKTAPAPDEAKAPIADPSAVVKADKARSLWGDAWQDLRRNWYFIISAALIVVLLLITAFPSLFTSASPTAGDLVHHFLGKPELSKIGSPEWFGYDGQGRSVYARVIYGTRASVIVGVAVTLAVTLFGGLIGMLSGYFGGWIDAVLSGFTNIFLGLPFLLGAMVVLQAFTDRSIWVVVFALAFLGWTQIARVMRGAVITIKQSDFVQAARALGASTPRILFRHILPNVMAPVIVVATISLGVYISAEATLSYLGLGLASPTVSWGMDISGGSAQIRVAQHILIYPSIMLSITVLAFIMLGEAVRNALDPKTR; from the coding sequence ATGCCTGACATGACCAAGACCGCTCCCGCGCCCGACGAGGCCAAGGCTCCCATCGCGGACCCGTCGGCCGTCGTCAAGGCGGACAAGGCACGCAGCCTCTGGGGCGACGCGTGGCAGGACCTGCGCCGCAACTGGTACTTCATCATCTCCGCGGCCCTCATCGTGGTCCTCCTTCTGATCACGGCGTTCCCGAGCCTGTTCACCAGCGCCTCGCCCACCGCGGGCGACCTGGTGCACCACTTCCTGGGCAAGCCCGAGCTGAGCAAGATCGGTTCGCCCGAGTGGTTCGGTTACGACGGCCAGGGCCGCAGCGTCTACGCCCGTGTCATCTACGGCACCCGTGCCTCGGTGATCGTCGGCGTCGCGGTGACCCTCGCGGTGACCCTGTTCGGTGGTCTGATCGGCATGCTGTCCGGCTACTTCGGCGGCTGGATCGACGCGGTGCTCTCCGGATTCACCAACATCTTCCTCGGCCTGCCCTTCCTGCTCGGCGCGATGGTCGTCCTCCAGGCGTTCACGGACCGGTCGATCTGGGTGGTCGTCTTCGCCCTGGCGTTCCTCGGCTGGACCCAGATCGCGCGCGTCATGCGCGGTGCGGTGATCACCATCAAGCAGTCGGACTTCGTCCAGGCGGCCAGAGCACTCGGTGCGAGCACGCCTCGCATCCTGTTCCGGCACATCCTCCCGAACGTCATGGCTCCGGTCATCGTGGTCGCGACCATCTCGCTGGGTGTGTACATCTCGGCGGAGGCGACCCTGTCCTACCTGGGTCTCGGCCTGGCCTCGCCGACCGTTTCGTGGGGTATGGACATCTCCGGTGGTTCGGCCCAGATCCGGGTGGCCCAGCACATCCTGATCTACCCGTCGATCATGCTCAGCATCACCGTTCTGGCGTTCATCATGCTCGGCGAAGCCGTCCGTAACGCCCTCGACCCGAAGACGCGATAA
- a CDS encoding ABC transporter ATP-binding protein, with protein MTTIDKTAEVPSPRSGDDHVGPLLEVRDLHVEFHTRDGVAKAVNGVNYSVDAGETLAVLGESGSGKSVTAQAIMGILDMPPGKIPQGEIFFRGQDMLKMSYEERRKIRGQKIAMIFQDALSSLNPVLTVGYQLGEMFRVHQGMSKKDAKAKAIELMDQVKIPAAAARVSDYPHQFSGGMRQRIMIAMALALEPDLIIADEPTTALDVTVQAQVMDLLAELQREYNMGLILITHDLGVVADVADKIAVMYAGRIVETSPVHEIYKRPAHPYTKGLLESIPRLDQKGQELFAIKGLPPNLLHVPSGCAFNPRCTMAQDICRTDIPALRPVTEQDGTDLVGRGSACHFWKETIHG; from the coding sequence GTGACCACCATCGACAAGACCGCAGAAGTCCCGTCCCCGCGCTCGGGAGACGACCACGTCGGCCCGCTGCTCGAAGTCCGCGACCTGCACGTGGAGTTCCACACCCGCGACGGTGTGGCGAAGGCCGTCAACGGCGTCAACTACAGCGTCGACGCCGGTGAGACGCTCGCCGTCCTCGGCGAGTCGGGTTCCGGCAAGTCCGTGACGGCGCAGGCCATCATGGGCATCCTCGACATGCCGCCCGGCAAGATCCCGCAGGGCGAGATCTTCTTCCGCGGCCAGGACATGCTCAAGATGTCCTACGAGGAGCGGCGCAAGATCCGTGGCCAGAAGATCGCGATGATCTTCCAGGACGCGCTGTCCTCGCTGAACCCGGTCCTCACCGTCGGCTACCAGCTCGGCGAGATGTTCCGGGTCCACCAGGGCATGTCCAAGAAGGACGCGAAGGCCAAGGCCATCGAGCTGATGGACCAGGTCAAGATTCCGGCCGCCGCGGCCCGTGTCTCGGACTACCCGCACCAGTTCTCCGGCGGTATGCGCCAGCGCATCATGATCGCCATGGCGCTGGCCCTGGAGCCGGACCTGATCATCGCGGACGAGCCGACCACGGCCCTCGACGTGACGGTGCAGGCACAGGTCATGGACCTGCTCGCGGAGCTCCAGCGCGAGTACAACATGGGCCTGATCCTGATCACGCACGACCTCGGTGTCGTCGCGGACGTCGCCGACAAGATCGCCGTGATGTACGCGGGCCGGATCGTCGAGACCTCTCCGGTGCACGAGATCTACAAGCGCCCGGCGCACCCGTACACCAAGGGTCTGCTGGAGTCGATCCCGCGCCTGGACCAGAAGGGCCAGGAGCTCTTCGCGATCAAGGGCCTGCCGCCCAACCTGCTCCACGTGCCCTCGGGCTGTGCGTTCAACCCGCGCTGCACGATGGCGCAGGACATCTGCCGTACGGACATCCCGGCCCTGCGCCCGGTGACCGAGCAGGACGGTACCGATCTGGTCGGCCGCGGCAGCGCCTGCCACTTCTGGAAGGAGACGATCCATGGCTGA